Below is a genomic region from Gemmatimonadales bacterium.
AGACGGCCAGCTCGTTATGGTGGTCGCGCACGCGCGCCACCTCGCCCCACGGCTGGGTCCACCATTCGTCGTGCGACTGCCGGGTGGTGTCGGTGATGCGGAGGTTGTCGCGCAGTCGTGGCGCCCCCCGGAACTCGAAGCCGAGCAGGGAGGGGAGGATCAGCGCGCGGCCATCGCGTGCCAGGCTGTAGGCCAGTCGGCCTTCGCGGAGCTCGACCGTGACCTGGTTGCGGCCGTCCGGTGAGGCGACGCGGACCTGGCCCCGGAGCGGGGCGGTGGTCGCGACGAGCGTGGT
It encodes:
- a CDS encoding glycoside hydrolase family 97 N-terminal domain-containing protein; this translates as MFRYARFPVLGIAATTLVATTAPLRGQVRVASPDGRNQVTVELREGRLAYSLARDGRALILPSLLGFEFRGAPRLRDNLRITDTTRQSHDEWWTQPWGEVARVRDHHNELAV